One window from the genome of Flavobacterium agricola encodes:
- a CDS encoding type III pantothenate kinase, with protein sequence MLLVIDVGNTRVKLFVYEDNELISQQALLHDNFYENFLIFFKQNATISHVILSSVGNLDLKVIEFLKKHTAFTQVTYQSALPFVNDYATPATLGVDRIVLAAGAVLDYPNQNRLVIDLGTCITYDFITADNHYKGGAISPGLQMRYQALAHFTAKLPLLSFEEPDYLIGNTTNQSIQSGVFNGFVNEINGFIADYEKHFTNLAVILTGGDCEVLSKKIKSNIFVTPNFLTDSLKKLHDYIATTQ encoded by the coding sequence ATGTTGTTAGTTATTGATGTTGGAAATACACGTGTCAAACTATTTGTATATGAGGATAATGAGTTGATTTCACAACAAGCCTTATTGCATGATAATTTTTATGAAAATTTTTTAATTTTTTTTAAACAAAATGCTACAATCAGCCACGTTATTCTTTCTTCTGTCGGAAATTTAGATCTAAAAGTGATTGAATTTCTGAAAAAGCACACTGCTTTTACTCAGGTAACCTATCAATCAGCATTACCTTTTGTAAACGATTACGCTACGCCTGCAACTTTAGGTGTTGATCGTATTGTTTTAGCGGCTGGTGCAGTTTTAGATTATCCAAACCAAAATAGATTGGTGATTGATTTAGGGACTTGTATTACCTATGATTTTATTACGGCTGATAACCATTATAAAGGTGGTGCTATATCGCCCGGATTACAAATGCGTTACCAAGCTTTAGCTCATTTTACGGCTAAATTACCTTTGTTGTCGTTTGAAGAACCTGATTATTTAATAGGAAACACCACAAACCAATCTATACAGAGCGGGGTTTTTAATGGTTTTGTGAATGAAATTAATGGATTTATAGCCGATTATGAAAAACATTTTACTAATTTAGCCGTAATTTTAACTGGCGGTGATTGTGAGGTGTTGTCTAAAAAAATAAAAAGCAACATATTTGTTACCCCAAACTTTTTAACCGATAGTTTAAAAAAATTACACGATTATATAGCAACAACTCAATGA
- the lptC gene encoding LPS export ABC transporter periplasmic protein LptC, producing MASAMTVFFSCTNDFKEIQQLNATTFEPQTEAENIHLKYTDSGAVRAILISPLMLDYSNAKFPFSEFPEGIDLTVFDSDNKENYVTSKYAISHSKNELIELLDSVVITTHDGKKLLTDQLFYDQKREWFYTEKHFTFIDETGNYIQGPGIDFSKDFKIFNTQKNSGEYLNTQNTNL from the coding sequence ATGGCTAGCGCTATGACTGTGTTTTTTTCATGTACTAACGATTTTAAAGAGATACAGCAATTAAATGCCACAACTTTTGAACCGCAAACCGAAGCCGAAAATATACATTTAAAATATACGGATTCAGGAGCGGTACGTGCCATTTTAATTAGCCCGTTAATGTTAGATTATTCTAACGCAAAGTTTCCGTTTTCAGAATTTCCTGAAGGAATAGATTTAACTGTTTTTGATAGCGATAATAAAGAAAACTACGTAACCTCTAAATACGCAATATCGCATTCTAAAAATGAATTGATTGAATTGCTAGATAGCGTAGTTATTACAACGCATGACGGAAAGAAATTATTAACCGATCAGTTGTTTTACGATCAAAAAAGAGAATGGTTTTATACCGAAAAGCATTTTACTTTTATTGATGAAACAGGAAATTACATTCAAGGACCAGGAATAGATTTTAGTAAAGATTTTAAAATATTTAATACCCAGAAAAATTCTGGTGAATACCTAAACACACAAAATACCAATTTATGA
- a CDS encoding peptidylprolyl isomerase, whose product MAVLSKIRKNSVLLVGAIGVGLFAFVIGDVFQSGGFDQNSRYIGSVNGTDILAQNFLAKVNNLESNGQGSLSQVSNQVWNQEVKSIILDEQFEKIGIVVGKDQLLQYIVNSPEFSQNPQFLNSAGVFDINKFKEFLATIRKTSPEQWQAWLGYEAQLEQFAKEQMYNSLISASIYTTKFDAQTVNFREATFVDFDYVTLQYSTVADDQAQVSDAEITAYVKKHAKLFKTVPTRSFEYVFVENKPSENDIKDVNAEMMDLLNGKVVYNAETGQNENQESFKTTTNVAEFVNANSEMPFDSSYVTKALLPLEYQEQLANLPVGEVFGPYDFDEYALLTRKLEAKKNASAKVSHILISHAEANSPIGSTRTKEEAKVLADSLLNQVRTNPAALGILAMQYTDDPGSKQTGGVYDNVQRGQMVPEFDKFLFNNAVGATGVVETDFGYHVMRVDEFYDGMKLATIVRRVQPSAETQDELFKTANLVFAEASEGANLADVAKKHQVVAMPTVVGKNDDQINGLGSSREIVQWAFNKATKVDEVKKFDIATGQVIVKVTEKNDSDLMTASQAKAYVEPILRNEKKAAILKAKLTGSTLADMAKNAQTAVSVANNITLANPNIAGLGIEQEVVGAAIGLGVDKISPVIAGNTGVFVVQAKAIKPATPLVNPLSKTMQINQQVRGTAAARVYQSLENKAKIEDNRYIFR is encoded by the coding sequence ATGGCAGTTTTATCGAAAATTAGAAAAAATTCTGTTTTACTTGTAGGTGCTATAGGAGTTGGTTTGTTTGCTTTTGTAATCGGTGACGTATTTCAAAGTGGCGGATTTGACCAGAACTCAAGATACATCGGGAGTGTAAATGGTACTGATATTTTAGCACAAAACTTTTTAGCTAAAGTAAATAACTTAGAAAGCAACGGACAAGGATCATTGTCTCAAGTTTCTAATCAAGTTTGGAATCAAGAAGTTAAATCTATCATTTTAGACGAACAATTTGAAAAAATTGGTATCGTAGTAGGTAAAGACCAATTGTTACAATACATTGTAAATTCTCCAGAATTTAGCCAAAATCCTCAGTTTTTAAACAGCGCTGGTGTTTTTGATATTAATAAGTTTAAAGAATTTTTAGCTACCATTCGTAAAACTTCGCCAGAACAATGGCAAGCTTGGTTAGGTTACGAAGCACAATTAGAGCAATTTGCAAAAGAGCAAATGTACAATTCGTTAATCTCAGCTTCAATTTATACTACTAAATTTGATGCGCAAACCGTTAATTTCCGCGAAGCAACTTTCGTAGATTTTGATTATGTAACTTTACAGTATTCTACTGTAGCTGATGATCAAGCACAGGTATCGGATGCAGAAATTACAGCTTATGTAAAAAAACATGCTAAATTATTTAAAACGGTACCAACACGCAGTTTTGAATATGTTTTTGTTGAAAACAAACCATCTGAAAACGACATTAAAGATGTAAACGCAGAAATGATGGATTTGTTAAACGGTAAAGTTGTTTACAACGCAGAAACCGGACAAAACGAAAATCAAGAATCATTTAAAACAACAACAAATGTTGCTGAATTTGTAAACGCAAATTCTGAAATGCCATTCGATTCTTCATACGTTACTAAAGCTTTATTGCCTTTAGAATATCAAGAACAATTAGCAAACTTACCAGTAGGTGAAGTTTTCGGACCATATGATTTTGACGAATATGCATTACTTACTCGTAAATTAGAAGCTAAGAAAAATGCAAGTGCAAAAGTAAGCCACATTTTAATTTCTCACGCTGAAGCAAATTCTCCTATTGGTTCTACACGTACTAAAGAAGAAGCAAAAGTTTTAGCAGATAGCTTATTAAACCAAGTGCGTACAAACCCAGCAGCTTTAGGTATTTTAGCAATGCAATACACAGACGATCCGGGTTCTAAACAAACAGGTGGTGTTTACGATAATGTACAACGCGGACAAATGGTTCCAGAATTTGATAAATTTTTATTTAATAATGCAGTAGGAGCAACCGGTGTTGTAGAAACTGATTTTGGTTACCACGTAATGCGCGTAGATGAGTTTTATGATGGAATGAAGTTGGCAACTATCGTACGTCGCGTTCAACCATCTGCAGAAACACAAGACGAATTATTTAAAACAGCTAATTTAGTTTTTGCTGAAGCTTCAGAAGGTGCTAATTTAGCAGATGTTGCTAAAAAACATCAAGTTGTTGCAATGCCTACCGTTGTTGGTAAAAACGATGATCAAATTAACGGATTAGGTTCAAGCCGTGAAATTGTACAATGGGCTTTTAACAAAGCAACAAAAGTTGACGAAGTTAAAAAGTTTGATATTGCTACTGGGCAAGTAATTGTAAAAGTTACTGAGAAAAATGATAGCGATTTAATGACTGCTTCTCAAGCAAAAGCTTATGTAGAACCAATTTTACGTAACGAGAAAAAAGCAGCTATTTTAAAAGCTAAATTAACAGGATCTACTTTAGCAGATATGGCTAAAAACGCTCAAACTGCAGTTTCTGTTGCAAACAACATTACTTTAGCTAATCCAAACATTGCTGGTTTAGGTATTGAACAAGAAGTTGTTGGTGCAGCTATTGGTTTAGGAGTTGATAAAATTTCTCCGGTAATTGCTGGTAACACTGGTGTTTTTGTAGTACAAGCAAAAGCTATTAAACCTGCAACTCCGTTAGTTAATCCATTATCTAAAACAATGCAAATTAACCAACAAGTTCGTGGTACTGCTGCTGCAAGAGTTTATCAATCTTTAGAAAATAAAGCTAAGATTGAAGATAATAGATACATTTTTAGATAG
- a CDS encoding GYDIA family GHMP kinase translates to METFYSNGKLFILGEYYVLEGAKVFALPTKFGQYLHVTKNSDATIHWVSYDADATVWYQESFTVYDVLQRKQTFANHVSNTLIDILYHAHQLNPEILKNGWTVETKLTFPRNWGLGSSSTLINNIAQWFAINAFVLLKQSFGGSGYDIACAQNNTPITYQMTANLPLVHPVSFNPEFTNKIYFIYLNQKKDSKEAIANFKKKQKNLTTEVQEVSKQTDQLLQLTNFTAFTNLLTEYENNLSLVLETPTIQQQLFSDFNGVVKSLGGWGGDFVLVASETDPTAYFKAKGYKTILSYQDMIL, encoded by the coding sequence ATGGAAACTTTTTACAGCAACGGAAAGCTTTTTATTTTAGGCGAATATTACGTGCTTGAAGGTGCAAAAGTTTTTGCCTTACCTACAAAATTTGGACAATATTTGCATGTTACAAAAAATAGCGATGCAACAATACATTGGGTTAGTTACGATGCAGATGCAACCGTTTGGTACCAAGAAAGCTTTACAGTTTACGATGTTTTACAACGCAAACAAACTTTTGCTAACCACGTATCCAATACGTTAATTGATATTTTATATCATGCACATCAACTAAATCCTGAAATTTTAAAAAACGGCTGGACGGTTGAAACCAAACTTACTTTTCCGAGAAATTGGGGATTAGGTTCGTCATCAACCTTAATAAACAACATTGCACAGTGGTTTGCAATTAATGCTTTTGTTTTGCTTAAACAATCGTTTGGTGGTAGCGGTTATGATATTGCTTGTGCCCAAAACAACACACCAATAACGTATCAAATGACAGCAAATTTACCATTGGTTCATCCGGTTTCTTTCAATCCAGAATTTACAAATAAAATTTATTTTATTTATTTAAATCAGAAAAAAGACAGTAAAGAAGCGATTGCTAATTTTAAAAAGAAACAAAAAAATTTAACTACCGAAGTGCAAGAAGTTTCTAAACAAACCGATCAGCTTTTACAGCTTACAAATTTTACTGCTTTTACTAACTTATTAACCGAGTACGAAAATAACTTAAGTTTGGTTTTAGAAACACCAACCATACAACAGCAATTATTTAGTGATTTTAATGGCGTTGTAAAAAGCTTAGGTGGTTGGGGCGGAGATTTTGTTTTAGTTGCCTCTGAAACCGATCCTACAGCCTATTTTAAAGCAAAAGGTTACAAAACCATACTTAGCTATCAAGATATGATTTTATAG
- a CDS encoding hydroxymethylglutaryl-CoA reductase, degradative: MSINGFSKLSKEEKIEWLATQHFSNPEDGIATLKKYWNSDLQLQNLHDEFIENTISNYYLPIGIAPNFLINGKTYTIPMAIEESSVVAAASKAAKFWAKRGGFTAQVIDTEKIGQVHFNFYGAFNKLELLFDTYKSRFFEDTLHITQNMQKRSGGIIDIQLLNQSHKLPNYYQLHATFNTVDSMGANFINTCLEQFAKTLVALAEQETSFTEEEKNIQIIMSILSNYVPNCLVRAKVSCPVEDLADKKISNPQEYAEKFVNAVKIAEVETYRAVTHNKGIMNGVDAVVIATGNDFRAIEAGAHAYAAKNGMYSSLSHASVENGIFTFWMDIPLALGTVGGLTSLHPMVKIALEILGKPNAKELMEIIAVAGLAQNFAALNSLTTTGIQQGHMKMHLMNILNQFEATETEKKKAIKHFETETVTHAGVVRFLENLRK, translated from the coding sequence ATGTCAATAAACGGTTTCTCTAAATTATCGAAAGAAGAAAAAATTGAATGGCTTGCCACACAACATTTCAGTAATCCTGAAGATGGTATTGCAACCTTAAAAAAATATTGGAACTCAGATTTGCAGTTACAAAACCTGCATGATGAATTTATAGAAAATACTATTTCTAATTATTACTTACCAATTGGTATTGCACCCAACTTTTTAATTAACGGCAAAACATACACCATTCCGATGGCCATTGAAGAAAGTTCTGTTGTTGCCGCTGCAAGTAAAGCAGCCAAATTTTGGGCAAAACGTGGCGGATTTACGGCTCAAGTAATCGATACTGAAAAAATTGGTCAGGTACATTTTAATTTTTATGGTGCCTTTAATAAATTAGAATTGTTGTTTGACACCTACAAATCACGTTTTTTTGAAGATACGTTGCATATTACCCAAAACATGCAAAAGCGTAGTGGGGGAATTATTGATATTCAACTACTAAATCAATCTCACAAATTACCTAATTACTACCAATTGCATGCAACTTTTAATACAGTTGACAGCATGGGTGCTAATTTTATAAATACCTGCTTAGAGCAATTTGCCAAAACGTTGGTTGCTTTAGCCGAACAAGAAACTTCTTTTACGGAAGAAGAAAAAAACATTCAAATTATTATGAGCATTTTAAGCAATTATGTGCCTAATTGTTTGGTTCGTGCTAAAGTTTCGTGCCCGGTAGAAGATTTGGCCGATAAAAAAATCAGCAATCCGCAAGAATATGCAGAGAAATTTGTAAACGCAGTAAAAATTGCCGAAGTAGAAACCTACCGCGCGGTAACCCACAATAAAGGAATTATGAACGGAGTGGATGCGGTTGTAATTGCTACCGGTAATGATTTTAGAGCTATTGAAGCCGGAGCACATGCTTATGCAGCTAAAAACGGCATGTACAGCAGCCTTTCGCATGCCAGCGTAGAAAATGGAATTTTTACATTTTGGATGGATATTCCATTAGCTTTAGGAACCGTTGGTGGATTAACTTCTTTACACCCTATGGTAAAAATTGCTTTAGAAATTTTAGGCAAACCAAATGCTAAAGAATTGATGGAAATAATTGCAGTTGCTGGTTTAGCACAAAACTTTGCCGCGCTTAATTCGTTAACTACAACCGGAATTCAGCAAGGGCACATGAAAATGCATTTAATGAATATTTTAAATCAGTTTGAAGCAACTGAAACCGAAAAAAAAAAAGCCATTAAGCATTTTGAAACCGAAACGGTAACCCATGCCGGCGTAGTACGTTTTTTAGAAAACTTAAGAAAATAG
- a CDS encoding S9 family peptidase — MRQTIFIFIALLTSYFSLAQQQITLEEIWSGQFSNKRLNAINSLNNSNEYAVLEYDRGTNSANITLYDFVNQQPTRTAFSGKDVPEIKGLHSYTFDKAEKQLLLARNSKPIFRRSSTALFYVYNIATKKLTPVANYPIQEPTFSNDGKKVAYVYQNNIYIFDVASQQRTQVTTDGKVNEVINGVTDWVYEEEFGFVRAFDWSADDTYLAYIRFDETDVPRFSMDMFNQQLYPSQHVFKYPKAGEKNADVSLHIYQVNDKKTTNINLSQYHDFYIARMQWTNDNNILSAQVLNRHQNNLDLLFVDAKTGTTKVVLNETDKAYVDVTDDLTFLADNSFIWTSEKNGYNHIYHYDKNGKLKKQLTNGKWDVTKYYGYNPKSQTIYYQSVENGSTNRDVYSVGLNGKNKKRLSKKAGTNNATFSPDFENFILSYSSAQNAPEWVMVETKTTNPIKTLVENSALENKLAAYNLPKKEFFEVETESGNKLNAWMIKPADFDPNKEYPVFMYQYSGPGSQQVANTWNSTNDYWFMMLAQNGYIVACVDGRGTGFKGADFKKSTYLELGKLEVQDQIEAAKALGKLPYVDANRFGIFGWSYGGFMSSNVLFQGNDVFKMAIAVAPVTSWRYYDSIYTERYMRTPQENASGYDNNSPINHVDKLKGKFLLVHGTADDNVHAQNAYEMVEALVQANKQFDWAMYPDKNHGIYGGNTRLHLYQKMTDYIKDNL, encoded by the coding sequence ATGCGTCAAACTATTTTTATTTTTATTGCTTTACTAACAAGCTATTTTAGCTTGGCACAGCAGCAAATTACTTTAGAAGAAATTTGGTCTGGTCAGTTTAGCAACAAACGTTTAAATGCGATTAACTCGTTAAACAACAGCAACGAATATGCTGTTTTAGAATATGATCGTGGTACAAACAGTGCAAATATTACTTTGTACGATTTTGTAAACCAACAACCCACACGTACCGCTTTTTCTGGTAAAGATGTGCCAGAAATTAAAGGATTACATTCTTACACATTTGATAAGGCAGAAAAGCAATTGCTTTTAGCAAGGAATTCTAAACCTATTTTCAGACGTTCATCAACCGCGTTGTTTTATGTGTACAACATTGCAACTAAAAAACTTACTCCGGTAGCTAATTATCCCATTCAAGAACCAACTTTTTCTAACGACGGAAAAAAGGTAGCTTACGTATATCAAAACAATATTTATATTTTTGACGTTGCATCACAACAACGTACGCAAGTTACTACGGACGGAAAAGTTAACGAAGTAATTAACGGGGTTACCGATTGGGTTTATGAAGAAGAATTTGGTTTTGTGCGTGCTTTTGATTGGAGCGCTGACGATACCTATTTGGCTTACATTCGTTTTGATGAAACCGATGTGCCACGTTTTTCTATGGATATGTTTAACCAACAACTTTATCCGTCGCAACACGTTTTTAAATACCCAAAAGCGGGCGAAAAAAATGCAGATGTATCTTTACACATTTATCAAGTAAACGATAAAAAAACAACCAATATCAACTTATCTCAATATCATGATTTTTACATTGCACGCATGCAATGGACAAATGATAATAACATTTTATCTGCTCAGGTTTTAAATCGCCATCAAAACAATTTAGATTTATTATTTGTTGATGCTAAAACAGGCACAACAAAAGTTGTTTTAAACGAAACGGATAAAGCTTATGTTGATGTTACGGATGATTTAACTTTTTTAGCTGATAATAGCTTTATTTGGACCAGCGAAAAAAACGGCTACAACCATATTTATCATTACGATAAAAACGGAAAGCTAAAAAAACAGTTAACCAATGGCAAATGGGATGTAACCAAATATTACGGGTACAATCCAAAATCACAAACTATTTACTACCAATCGGTAGAAAACGGATCTACCAACCGCGATGTTTATAGCGTTGGTTTAAATGGAAAAAACAAAAAGCGTTTGTCTAAAAAAGCCGGAACCAACAACGCAACGTTTAGCCCGGATTTTGAAAACTTTATCTTATCGTATTCATCGGCACAAAATGCGCCAGAATGGGTAATGGTTGAAACAAAAACTACAAACCCAATTAAAACCTTAGTAGAAAATTCTGCTTTAGAAAATAAATTGGCTGCTTATAATTTACCAAAAAAAGAATTTTTTGAGGTAGAAACCGAATCAGGAAACAAATTAAATGCTTGGATGATTAAACCTGCTGATTTTGATCCGAATAAAGAATATCCGGTTTTTATGTACCAATATTCCGGACCAGGTTCACAACAAGTTGCAAATACATGGAATTCTACTAACGATTATTGGTTTATGATGTTGGCACAAAACGGTTATATTGTTGCTTGTGTTGATGGGCGTGGAACTGGTTTTAAAGGTGCGGATTTTAAAAAATCGACTTATTTAGAATTAGGAAAATTAGAAGTACAAGACCAAATCGAGGCAGCTAAAGCTTTAGGTAAATTACCTTATGTAGATGCCAATCGTTTCGGAATTTTTGGTTGGTCGTACGGTGGTTTCATGTCATCTAACGTTTTATTTCAAGGCAATGATGTGTTTAAAATGGCTATTGCTGTTGCTCCGGTAACATCATGGCGCTATTATGATTCTATTTATACCGAACGTTACATGCGCACGCCGCAAGAAAATGCTTCGGGGTACGATAACAATTCACCAATTAACCACGTAGATAAGTTAAAAGGTAAATTTTTACTAGTACACGGAACGGCAGATGATAATGTGCACGCACAAAATGCATACGAAATGGTAGAAGCCTTAGTTCAAGCCAATAAACAATTTGATTGGGCCATGTATCCAGATAAAAATCATGGCATTTATGGCGGAAATACACGTTTGCACTTATACCAAAAGATGACAGATTACATAAAAGATAATTTATAA
- a CDS encoding peptide MFS transporter, with protein sequence MSNKITLEQIQNFEGKYPKQLWYLFLVEMWERFCFYGMRGVLAIFMVDMLLLSNKEANLKYGAIQAFVYAFTFIGGVFADKILGFKKSLVFGGIVMILGNLLIGINPEQFFYYGIVLTIIGTGFFKPNISSMVGELYKEGDPRRDAGFSLFYSGINIGALLGGALCVYLGKFHGWNLAFLAASFVMVIGVVLFLAIQKQLGPIGNSPLLHLEPKKRSTREIAVYVGSFLCIPLIYAMIKNTEYTDYFMYTIGPVALIYFFYELTKQKSEAVKKKLIAALLFILFAIIFFAFFEQSGGSLALFAKDNLNDKLLFFTIDPNIVNNISNAFFVILFAPIVGLIWVALSKKKLEPNTVVKFGFGFLFLAGSFFILYATKFFAGPDGITSLNVFTSAYLIMTLGELCLSPIGLSIITKLSPNRLVGMMMGLWFLASAYGQYVAGLLGAGMSSPSESATNLQKLDLYTEGYFQLAVYALIAGVLLIVISPIIRKLMQEVK encoded by the coding sequence ATGAGTAATAAAATTACTTTAGAACAAATTCAGAATTTCGAAGGGAAATATCCTAAGCAATTGTGGTATTTGTTTTTAGTAGAAATGTGGGAACGTTTCTGTTTTTACGGCATGCGTGGTGTTTTGGCCATTTTTATGGTAGATATGCTATTGCTTTCTAATAAAGAAGCCAATTTAAAATACGGTGCCATTCAGGCCTTTGTTTACGCTTTTACCTTTATTGGTGGAGTTTTTGCTGACAAAATTTTAGGTTTCAAAAAATCTTTAGTTTTTGGCGGTATTGTTATGATATTAGGAAACTTGTTAATAGGTATTAATCCAGAACAATTTTTTTATTACGGAATTGTATTAACCATTATTGGTACCGGATTCTTTAAACCAAATATTTCATCAATGGTGGGTGAATTGTATAAAGAAGGAGATCCACGTCGTGATGCTGGTTTCAGTTTGTTTTATTCAGGTATTAATATTGGTGCTTTATTAGGTGGTGCTTTATGTGTGTACTTAGGTAAATTTCACGGTTGGAACTTAGCATTTTTAGCTGCATCTTTTGTAATGGTAATTGGGGTTGTACTTTTCTTAGCCATCCAAAAACAATTAGGACCAATTGGTAACTCTCCATTATTACACTTAGAACCAAAAAAACGTTCAACTCGCGAAATTGCTGTTTACGTAGGTTCTTTTCTATGTATTCCACTAATTTATGCCATGATTAAAAATACCGAGTACACCGATTACTTTATGTACACGATTGGGCCGGTTGCTTTAATTTACTTTTTTTATGAGTTAACAAAACAAAAAAGCGAAGCAGTTAAGAAAAAATTAATCGCGGCTTTATTATTTATTTTATTTGCCATTATCTTCTTTGCGTTTTTCGAACAAAGTGGTGGTTCATTAGCTTTATTTGCTAAAGATAACTTAAATGATAAATTGTTGTTCTTCACTATAGATCCAAACATTGTAAATAACATTTCAAATGCCTTTTTCGTAATTTTATTTGCACCAATAGTTGGATTAATTTGGGTAGCTTTAAGTAAAAAGAAACTAGAACCAAATACTGTGGTAAAATTCGGATTCGGATTTTTATTCTTAGCAGGTTCATTCTTTATTTTATATGCAACTAAGTTTTTTGCTGGTCCAGACGGAATCACATCATTAAACGTATTTACATCTGCTTATTTAATTATGACTTTAGGAGAATTGTGTTTATCTCCAATTGGTTTATCAATCATTACCAAATTATCTCCAAACCGTTTAGTGGGAATGATGATGGGGTTATGGTTTTTAGCAAGTGCGTACGGACAATATGTTGCTGGTTTATTAGGTGCAGGTATGTCATCACCAAGTGAAAGTGCAACCAACCTACAAAAATTAGATTTGTACACCGAAGGATATTTTCAATTAGCGGTTTACGCATTAATTGCTGGAGTATTATTAATTGTTATTTCTCCTATAATTCGCAAATTAATGCAAGAAGTAAAATAA
- a CDS encoding MFS transporter — translation MLTNLKGMFATVSSFNKNFWVGSFMELMERWAWYGIYTLFGLYLVGSTDMGGLGFDHVQKGSIMGNIVGILYFLPLFFGVIADRIGYKISLAIAFIIMICGYYLLGQVTSYGNVYLVFLLVAIGAAFFKPVASAIIARNTDERTGTMGFGIFYMMVNIGGFIGPAMSSGLRTTYGWKIIFIQAAAVIAINLVVLLLFYKEPKVKKPKESAGKAILNSIKGIYEALKDVRLGILLILMIGFWTMFNQLFNTLPNFIEDWVNSAVLSNWLNQNLPFLGTLLTQDGQVKPEWFTNIDSLMIILLQVPVSFAVIKMRHINAVIRGALIASIGIALTFYSGNVWFTIIGTMIFAVGEMMSSPTVSSFIALITPKGKEALYQGTYFLPVAASYFATSFISGGLYQSWSDKLSLLKKEMATRNIAMPEVVTKEQFIEEGAKALNMPIAAFEKQFNLKADAIDWQTVSTSLNDYALAHNIDISQVHLPFSKNEYFALAEQKLQMGHWELTDMLWNTYSPNKIWFVIFAIGIVSVVSLIIYDRVVVRPLEKK, via the coding sequence ATGTTAACAAATTTAAAAGGCATGTTTGCCACGGTTAGCTCATTTAACAAAAACTTCTGGGTTGGAAGTTTTATGGAGCTAATGGAACGCTGGGCTTGGTACGGTATTTATACGCTTTTCGGACTTTATTTGGTAGGTTCTACCGATATGGGCGGATTAGGTTTTGATCACGTACAAAAAGGAAGCATTATGGGAAACATTGTAGGAATTTTATATTTCTTGCCGTTGTTTTTTGGGGTTATAGCCGACCGCATTGGTTATAAAATATCTCTAGCCATTGCTTTTATAATTATGATTTGTGGGTATTATTTGCTAGGTCAAGTAACATCTTATGGCAATGTATATTTAGTTTTCTTACTTGTTGCAATTGGTGCAGCTTTTTTTAAGCCCGTAGCGTCTGCAATTATTGCACGTAATACTGACGAAAGAACCGGAACCATGGGCTTCGGTATTTTTTATATGATGGTTAATATTGGTGGATTTATTGGTCCTGCTATGTCATCAGGTTTGCGTACAACCTACGGTTGGAAAATTATTTTTATTCAAGCAGCGGCTGTTATTGCAATCAACTTAGTGGTTTTACTATTGTTTTATAAAGAACCTAAAGTTAAAAAACCAAAAGAATCTGCTGGCAAAGCTATTTTGAATTCGATTAAAGGAATTTACGAAGCTTTAAAAGATGTTCGCTTAGGTATTTTGTTAATTTTAATGATTGGCTTCTGGACTATGTTTAATCAGTTATTTAATACCTTACCAAACTTTATTGAAGATTGGGTAAACTCAGCTGTATTAAGTAATTGGCTGAATCAAAATCTTCCTTTTTTAGGTACCTTATTAACGCAAGACGGGCAAGTTAAGCCAGAGTGGTTTACCAATATCGATTCGTTAATGATTATTTTATTACAGGTTCCGGTTTCGTTTGCTGTAATCAAAATGCGTCATATTAATGCTGTTATACGTGGGGCATTAATTGCTTCTATTGGTATTGCCTTAACTTTTTATTCGGGTAACGTTTGGTTTACCATTATTGGGACCATGATTTTTGCAGTTGGAGAAATGATGTCAAGCCCAACCGTATCTTCGTTTATTGCTTTAATTACGCCAAAAGGTAAAGAAGCTCTGTACCAAGGAACGTACTTTTTACCCGTTGCCGCAAGTTATTTTGCAACAAGTTTTATTTCTGGCGGATTGTACCAATCGTGGTCTGATAAATTATCATTACTTAAAAAAGAAATGGCAACTCGAAATATTGCGATGCCCGAGGTAGTAACCAAAGAACAATTTATTGAAGAAGGAGCAAAAGCTTTAAATATGCCAATTGCAGCATTCGAAAAGCAATTTAATTTAAAAGCAGATGCTATTGATTGGCAAACCGTTTCAACTTCTTTAAACGATTATGCATTGGCACATAATATTGATATTTCGCAAGTGCATTTACCGTTTTCAAAAAACGAATATTTTGCTTTAGCCGAACAAAAATTGCAAATGGGCCATTGGGAATTGACTGATATGTTATGGAATACATACAGCCCCAACAAAATTTGGTTCGTTATTTTTGCAATTGGAATTGTTTCGGTTGTGTCTTTAATAATTTATGACCGCGTGGTTGTAAGACCATTAGAAAAAAAGTAA